A DNA window from Linepithema humile isolate Giens D197 chromosome 6, Lhum_UNIL_v1.0, whole genome shotgun sequence contains the following coding sequences:
- the LOC137000809 gene encoding uncharacterized protein has translation MYLLLRITDGWITNNNGDFYVEDTEQKCRIWVPNNLIGFNQNNEPYFKNQENNNTKKPIKIIDISHEFKEKNVSEVDNLDENSIQFEGTNSVNTDENLVQFEETSVNENLHSTKTKEKKNTWSVDETRALIGAIEARYDDMYHVHKRKTFWSIISEELGSQNIEFSELACKKNGLI, from the exons ATGTATCTTTTGCTACGAATAACAGATGGATGGATCACTAATAACAACGGTGATTTTTATGTGGAAGACACCG agcaaaaatgcagaatatgggttccaaataatttaataggaTTTAATCAAAACAATGAaccatattttaaaaatcaagaaaataacAACACTAAAAaacctataaaaattattgacattAGCCatgaatttaaagaaaaaaatgtgagcGAAGTTGACAATTTGGATGAAAATTCAATCCAGTTTGAAGGAACAAATAGTGTGAATACAGATGAAAATTTAGTCCAGTTCGAAGAAACAAGTGTGAATGAAAATTTACACTCCACaaagacaaaagaaaaaaaaaatacctggTCTGTAGATGAAACTCGTGCCTTAATAGGAGCTATAGAAGCACGTTATGATGATATGTATCATgtacataaaagaaaaactttttggTCGATTATTAGTGAAGAACTTGGTAGTCAAAATattgaa ttttccGAATTGGCATGCAAAAAAAATGGCTTAATTTAG